The DNA window CATGCCGACCACATGCGGCTGATCGCCCTCGACGTCCGTGCCTCCAGCGCCGTCGTCAATTTGGCGGCGAGGTTGTCAGAGCGGATCGACATCCTCGTCAACAACACCGGCATGCTGATGGGAACCGGCTATGCGCCGTCCGGCAACTTTGTCGGCGGCAGCCTTCGTTCCACCCTGCAGGTCAATGCTACCGGGCCGCTGTTCGTGGCGCAGTCGGCGTTGTCCAACATGACGCGCGGCGGCAAGATCGCCACCATCCTGCCGATCGGCGACGTCCGGAGCCTCGACCTTCTCGATTCCGACGCCCGCCAGGCGGCCAAGGCGGCGGTGGTGAGGGTCATGCAATCGCTGGCCAGCGACCTCAAGTCGGCTGGCGTCGCGGTGGCGCTCATTCATCCCGGCGCGGTCGGCCCGGCGCCCGATGGCGGGGAGGCGACACTCAGCCTTGCCGATAGCGCCCGTGGCATTATCAGTGTGATCGACGCCCTGACGCTCGAAACGTCGGGCCGCTTTTTTGGCTATGACGGCGCCTTGGTCGAAGGCTGAGGGCGCGTTTTCAAAATCAGCTCCGAAGGTCTGATTGGCCGGATCGAATGCCTAACCGGTTCCTGGCACCGAGCCTCCCTTGTCAGATCTCCGAGGGCCAGATCGCAAATTCCATAAAATCGTAGGTATTTCGTGAAACCGATCTCCATCAATCGGGGCTAGGTTGGATTCTACGCTTTCTGTGGGTGGTGCCGGAATGCTCGAAACAAATCTGGTTGATTTCAAGAGTCTTGCGCTCGATCCCTCTCCCGACCGCAAGAACGAACTTCTGAAGGGCGTCTCCTCGCTCTTCGCTTTCACGTCCGAGCGCTGCACGCTTGAGCAGATCGAGATTTACGATGACGTCATCACCCGCTTGTCGGAGATGGTCGAAATCGAGGCGCGCATCTTCGCCGCTGAAAAAATCGCTCCGCTCCGCCGCGCTCCGGAGCGGGCGGTGCGCAAGTTCGCCCAGGACGATGCGCCTGCCGTGGCCTCGCCAGTGCTCCGACAGTCGCCGGTGCTCAACGATCATGACCTCGCGGCGATCGCTGAGAAGAAAGGCCCCGACCATCTCAAGGCGATCGCCCAGCGGTCGGTGCTGAGCGAGCGGGTAGCCGATATCGTCGTCAGTCGTGGCAACGTCGAGGTTCGCCGGCTGGTGGCCGGTAACTATGGCGCCCGGCTCAGCGAGATCGCGCTTGCCTGCATCGTGCAGCAGGCGCTGTCCGATCCACGCACCGCCGAAATTCTTGGCCGTCGCCCCGATACGCCGGATTCCATCATCTCCGAGGTGATCGGCAAGGCCGTCGACCAGGTGCGCAGCACGGTGATGGGCCAAGCCGACGATGACCTTGAGGCCAATCTCGCCGAAGCGGCGCGGCTGGCCGAGGCACGGCTCTCCAACTCCTACTGGCTCGGCCTCTACGATTTCGAATCGGCCTGGGAACGCATCGGCCAACAGGGCGGACGGCGCATCGTCTCCGAAGAATTGCTCTGCCAATATGCCGTGGAGGATCGTTTCGCCGATGTGGTGGCGACCTTCTCGCTGCTCACCGACCTCGATATCGAGGAAGCCAAGCATTGGCTGGTCCGCGTCGACACCGAACCCTTCGTGGTGATGGCTCGGGCACTCGGCCTGAGATTCGGCACCGTGCAGGAAATGCTGAAATGCGGGCCGTGGAAGCACCGGCTCGACAACTGGCAGCGCAACGACGCGCTTGCCCATTTCCAGCAGATCGATCCGCGCGTTGCCCGCGCCCGCGTCACCGCTTCGCGCGGTCTGCGTTCGGTCGGCTAAGGCCTGGGACTGATTTTTGTCGAAGCGGCGGCTCACCGGAGATCCGGTTGGGCCGCCGCTTTGTTTCAGTGGCCGAGCCGCTTCAAGCGAGGCTGGATCGGTCGACGATGTTTGCCTGCGCTACCTTCGCGGCGGCCAATATTTGTTGGCAAAGCATCCTCGTTTCGATCTTCATTTCATTCCGGCGGGTGAGCTTCCTGGTAAGCGCCGCGATCCGATGTTCTGGGCCATGGCACACACTAAGCGTGCAATGGACTTATCCTTTCTTTTTTATTTCTACTATTGCGGGAAATATCTATGTGATTATGCGAGGGTAACGATGAACGTATAACAAGATCAGTTTGGTATACGTACATCTTCTATTAATGGCTGTATCCTATCCTGCGTCGAAGTTGAGAGCGTCGTCGAGATTATTTGTTTTGTTTTTCCTCGATAACGACAATAACACCGGTGGAGTCAAGTAAATGTGGCCGTTTTCCAATCACTCGTCCGCCGTGCTTGAAGCTCTTGATCGGTCTCTGGCAGTCATCGAGTTCGAACCGAATGGAAAGATCGTCACCGCCAATGGTAACTTCCTGAAAGTGCTGGGCTATGAGCTCGGCGAAATCGTCGGCAAGCACCATTCGATGTTCGTCGATCCCTCCGAGGTGAATACCGCGGCTTACGCTACCTTCTGGCGCGAGCTTGCCGCCGGTCGCTATCAGTCGGCCGAGTTCAAGCGCATCGGCAAGGGCGGCCGCGAAGTGTGGATCCAGGCGACCTACAATCCGATTCTCAACAAGTCGGGCCAGGTCGTCCGTGTGATGAAGTTCGCCACCGACATCACCGATCGCAAGCTGGCCGACGCCGACATTCGTGGCCAGATCGCCGCCATCAACCGCGCCCAGGCTGTGATCTCCTTCAAGCCGGACGGAACGGTGATCGATGCCAACGACAATTTCCTGAAGGCGCTGGGCTACCGTCTCGATGACATCGTCGGCAAGCATCACTCGATGTTCGTCGCCGCCGAAGAGCGCAACACGCCGGCTTATAGAGCCTTCTGGGACGATCTCAGGGCCGGGAAGTTCAAATCCGACGAGTTCCGCCGCATCGGCAAGAACGGCCAGGACGTCTACATCCAGGCGACCTATAACCCGATCTTCGACATGAACGGCCGACTGATCAAGGTGACCAAGTTTGCGATCGACATCACCGCGGTGGTCATACGCCGCCAGGCCCGTCAGGCGGCGCAAACCGGGATCATCAATGATCTGAACGAGGTGGCCGGCATGGTCGCTCTCTCCAACCAGGAGGCCGAGAGTGCCAACGGCATCGCCGGGACCACCGCTTCGAATGTGCAGGCCGTCGCCGCCGGCGCCGAGGAGCTCGCCGCGTCCGTGGCGGAGATCAGTCGCCAGGTGAGCGTCGCGCTGACGGTATCCGAAGAGGCCGTCAAGCAGGCCGAGACCGCCACCAAGGTGGTGTCGGGTCTTGCCACCGCCGCCCAGAAGATCGACCAGGTGGTGGAGCTCATCAACAATATCGCCGGTCAGACCAACTTGCTCGCTCTCAATGCCACCATCGAAGCGGCGCGGGCCGGCGAGATGGGCAAGGGCTTCGCCGTCGTGGCTTCGGAGGTCAAGCAATTGGCCGCCCAGACTTCGAAAGCGACCGAAGAGATCGCCGCCGAGATTGCCGGCGTGCAGACGATCACCTCCGAGGCGGTGCAGACGATTGCCGGCATATCGGCGACCATCACCCGCATCAACGGCGTTTCGTCGTCGATCGCCAGCGCGGTCGAGGAACAGGCGGCCGTGACGCAGGACATGTCGGGCAACATGCAGACGGCCGCTCATGGTGTCGAGAGCATCGCCGTTTCCCTGGGCGAGATCAGCCGCTCGGTGCGGTCGATCCATACCGCCACGGAAAACCTGCAACGTGAAGCGGCGGCCATCGCCTGAGGGGCGGGGCTACTTTTACCTTGCAAGACCTGAAAGGGGGCGTCGTCGGACGCCCCCTTTTTCGTGCGATGGGCCTGACGCGCCTCAAGGCAACGCCGAGGCTTGTCGGCGAAACTTCAGCAAGGCGCGGTCTGAAAAAAGAAGGTCTTGGCAAGCCTCGGCAGTCTGCTGACCACACCCTTCGGGTCGGTTGGTTTGCCTGCCCGGGGCGGCGGGCGCGCGGACCCAGCAGTCCGCCCGAAGTCGCCTGTTACATCCGTAAATGTCACAAAGGTTACATTTGACTCTGAAATAACCGCTGGCGAACAGGGGAAAGCCCAGTTCTTGTCAAAAAATAGTTCGCCATGGTGATAAAATGTCAAAAAAACATCATTTTTGCGCAGGGAATGTATCTGCACCTCATCTGCGACGTCGCTTTGGCGCACTGCTTTGTAGCGCGGCTTTTCTGAGCGCCTCACTCAGCCCTGTGCTGGCAGCCGATGCGGGGACGTTCCGTCTTCTGACGCTCAACACCTGGATCGACCGCTTCAAGCCGGACGCATCCCAGATTTCCGACTTCCTGATCAATGGCAATTACGATGT is part of the Pleomorphomonas sp. PLEO genome and encodes:
- a CDS encoding SDR family NAD(P)-dependent oxidoreductase, whose product is MTPTVLITGASRGVGLELVRHYLARDARVLAIHRPGPTVPDALAALYAAHADHMRLIALDVRASSAVVNLAARLSERIDILVNNTGMLMGTGYAPSGNFVGGSLRSTLQVNATGPLFVAQSALSNMTRGGKIATILPIGDVRSLDLLDSDARQAAKAAVVRVMQSLASDLKSAGVAVALIHPGAVGPAPDGGEATLSLADSARGIISVIDALTLETSGRFFGYDGALVEG
- a CDS encoding DUF2336 domain-containing protein codes for the protein MLETNLVDFKSLALDPSPDRKNELLKGVSSLFAFTSERCTLEQIEIYDDVITRLSEMVEIEARIFAAEKIAPLRRAPERAVRKFAQDDAPAVASPVLRQSPVLNDHDLAAIAEKKGPDHLKAIAQRSVLSERVADIVVSRGNVEVRRLVAGNYGARLSEIALACIVQQALSDPRTAEILGRRPDTPDSIISEVIGKAVDQVRSTVMGQADDDLEANLAEAARLAEARLSNSYWLGLYDFESAWERIGQQGGRRIVSEELLCQYAVEDRFADVVATFSLLTDLDIEEAKHWLVRVDTEPFVVMARALGLRFGTVQEMLKCGPWKHRLDNWQRNDALAHFQQIDPRVARARVTASRGLRSVG
- a CDS encoding PAS domain S-box protein; its protein translation is MWPFSNHSSAVLEALDRSLAVIEFEPNGKIVTANGNFLKVLGYELGEIVGKHHSMFVDPSEVNTAAYATFWRELAAGRYQSAEFKRIGKGGREVWIQATYNPILNKSGQVVRVMKFATDITDRKLADADIRGQIAAINRAQAVISFKPDGTVIDANDNFLKALGYRLDDIVGKHHSMFVAAEERNTPAYRAFWDDLRAGKFKSDEFRRIGKNGQDVYIQATYNPIFDMNGRLIKVTKFAIDITAVVIRRQARQAAQTGIINDLNEVAGMVALSNQEAESANGIAGTTASNVQAVAAGAEELAASVAEISRQVSVALTVSEEAVKQAETATKVVSGLATAAQKIDQVVELINNIAGQTNLLALNATIEAARAGEMGKGFAVVASEVKQLAAQTSKATEEIAAEIAGVQTITSEAVQTIAGISATITRINGVSSSIASAVEEQAAVTQDMSGNMQTAAHGVESIAVSLGEISRSVRSIHTATENLQREAAAIA